A DNA window from Bradyrhizobium sp. CCBAU 53421 contains the following coding sequences:
- a CDS encoding citrate synthase/methylcitrate synthase — MNMILTKSQIGLDGVPAAETVLSHVDGERGELIIAGEHVASLADKSSFEGVTARLWNGATGKSLSEANVRASLGATRERAFARLPDLLPATRGMSIVDGFRAAIAGLRGENGLEHEATIVGAFPVIAGALVQHAKGHAPIAPDPNASHAADTLRMLLGRKAAPREVAALDAYLVTVCDHGMNASTFTTRVIASTQADLFAAVTGGYCALTGPLHGGAPEPVLEMLDAIGTRERIQPWVDGALAHGERLMGFGHRVYRVRDPRADVLKVAIERLEASGADLPFAGEVEAYIRAALRKKNPERPLETNVEFFTAILLDALEIPRQAFTPIFAVARAAGWTAHALEQRRTGRLIRPSSSYVGAVPKG; from the coding sequence ATGAATATGATTCTCACCAAGAGCCAGATCGGTCTGGACGGCGTTCCCGCCGCCGAGACCGTGTTGAGCCATGTCGACGGCGAGCGCGGCGAGTTGATCATCGCCGGCGAGCACGTCGCGAGCCTCGCGGACAAGTCGAGCTTCGAGGGCGTCACGGCGCGGCTATGGAACGGCGCCACCGGCAAGTCGCTGAGCGAGGCCAATGTCCGCGCCAGCCTCGGCGCCACACGCGAACGCGCCTTCGCCCGCCTGCCGGACCTGCTGCCGGCGACGCGCGGCATGTCCATCGTCGACGGCTTCCGTGCCGCGATCGCGGGTCTCCGCGGCGAGAACGGGCTGGAGCACGAGGCGACCATCGTCGGCGCCTTCCCGGTGATCGCGGGCGCCCTGGTCCAGCACGCCAAGGGACACGCCCCGATCGCGCCGGATCCCAATGCCAGCCACGCCGCCGATACGCTGCGGATGCTGCTCGGCCGCAAGGCTGCGCCGCGTGAGGTCGCCGCACTCGACGCCTATCTCGTCACGGTCTGCGATCACGGCATGAATGCGTCGACTTTCACGACGCGGGTGATCGCCTCGACCCAGGCCGACCTGTTCGCGGCAGTCACCGGCGGCTACTGCGCGCTGACCGGTCCGCTGCATGGCGGCGCCCCGGAGCCGGTGCTCGAGATGCTGGATGCGATCGGCACGCGCGAGCGCATCCAGCCCTGGGTCGATGGCGCGCTGGCACACGGCGAACGGCTGATGGGCTTCGGCCACCGGGTCTATCGCGTGCGCGACCCGCGCGCCGATGTGCTGAAGGTCGCGATCGAGCGCCTGGAGGCCAGTGGTGCCGACCTGCCGTTTGCCGGCGAGGTCGAGGCCTATATCCGCGCAGCGCTGCGCAAGAAGAATCCGGAACGGCCGCTGGAGACCAATGTCGAGTTCTTCACCGCGATCCTGCTCGACGCGCTGGAGATCCCGCGCCAGGCCTTCACGCCGATCTTCGCGGTGGCCCGCGCCGCCGGCTGGACCGCGCATGCGCTGGAGCAGCGCCGCACCGGCCGGCTGATCCGGCCGAGTTCGTCCTATGTCGGCGCAGTGCCGAAGGGCTGA
- a CDS encoding GNAT family N-acetyltransferase — protein MPKISVERTVTQTKKAVLGGLLRYNNEKMGKQKYKRFAISLRQGDEIVGGIVGEVWTAVLFIQLFWMEQKFRNRGFGAKLIKAIEDEARRFGATRSYLDTMSFQAPGFYRANGYKEFGSIEGYPGGVTRHWFTKSL, from the coding sequence ATGCCGAAAATCTCCGTCGAGCGCACAGTCACACAGACGAAGAAGGCGGTGCTCGGCGGATTGCTCCGCTACAACAACGAGAAGATGGGGAAGCAGAAGTACAAGCGCTTCGCCATCTCGCTGCGGCAAGGCGACGAGATCGTCGGCGGCATCGTCGGCGAGGTCTGGACCGCGGTGTTGTTCATCCAGCTGTTCTGGATGGAGCAGAAGTTTCGCAACAGGGGCTTTGGCGCGAAGCTGATCAAGGCGATCGAAGACGAGGCGCGGCGCTTCGGAGCCACGCGATCCTATCTGGATACGATGAGCTTCCAGGCGCCGGGCTTCTACCGCGCCAACGGATATAAAGAGTTCGGTTCGATTGAGGGGTATCCCGGCGGCGTCACGCGCCACTGGTTTACGAAATCGCTATGA
- the cobS gene encoding cobaltochelatase subunit CobS, which translates to MTTAVQTKEQEPVGLPDMKVSVRQVFGIDSDLEVPAYSEVDPHVPEVDSDYRFDRATTLAILAGFAKNRRVMVTGYHGTGKSTHIEQVAARLNWPCVRVNLDSHISRIDLVGKDAIVVKEGKQVTEFRDGILPWALQHNIALVFDEYDAGRPDVMFVIQRVLEVSGRLTLLDQNKVIKPHPAFRLFSTANTVGLGDTSGLYHGTQQINQGQMDRWSIVTTLNYLAHDEEVEIVLAKAKHYRTQEGRDIVNKMVRLADLTRNAFANGDLSTVMSPRTVITWAENADIFNDIGFAFRVTFLNKCDELERPLVAEFYQRCFNVELPESSVNVALS; encoded by the coding sequence ATGACGACCGCCGTCCAGACCAAAGAGCAAGAACCCGTCGGTTTGCCCGACATGAAGGTTTCGGTTCGGCAGGTCTTCGGGATCGATAGCGATCTGGAAGTTCCCGCCTATTCCGAAGTCGATCCGCATGTGCCGGAAGTCGACAGCGACTATCGCTTCGACCGCGCCACCACGCTCGCGATCCTTGCCGGCTTTGCCAAGAACCGCCGCGTGATGGTGACCGGCTATCACGGCACCGGCAAGTCTACGCACATCGAGCAGGTCGCGGCCCGCCTCAACTGGCCCTGCGTGCGCGTCAACCTCGACAGCCACATCAGCCGTATCGATCTCGTCGGCAAGGATGCCATCGTGGTCAAGGAAGGCAAGCAGGTCACCGAATTCCGCGACGGCATCCTGCCCTGGGCGCTGCAGCACAACATCGCGCTGGTGTTCGACGAATATGATGCCGGCCGTCCGGACGTGATGTTCGTGATCCAGCGCGTGCTGGAAGTGTCCGGCCGCCTGACGCTGCTCGACCAGAACAAGGTGATCAAGCCGCATCCGGCGTTCCGCCTGTTCTCGACCGCCAACACAGTCGGTCTCGGCGACACGTCGGGCCTCTATCACGGCACCCAGCAGATCAACCAGGGCCAGATGGACCGCTGGTCGATCGTCACCACGCTGAACTACCTCGCCCATGACGAGGAAGTGGAGATCGTGCTGGCCAAGGCGAAGCACTACCGCACCCAGGAAGGCCGCGACATCGTCAACAAGATGGTGCGGCTGGCGGATCTCACCCGCAACGCGTTCGCCAATGGCGACCTGTCGACGGTGATGAGCCCGCGCACGGTGATCACCTGGGCCGAGAACGCCGACATCTTCAACGACATCGGCTTCGCGTTCCGCGTCACCTTCCTCAACAAGTGTGACGAGCTGGAGCGGCCGCTGGTCGCCGAGTTCTACCAGCGCTGCTTCAACGTCGAGCTGCCGGAATCCTCGGTCAACGTGGCGCTCAGCTAG
- a CDS encoding esterase-like activity of phytase family protein: MRSPPGAFSSEVDTGSRKENASKQESRAPFRFNRNGKGSSRRRFLRDAAAGLSAAALPRLAQAQGASQPALTPGPPGRPGRHRVDEPVAVEVNARPLPSFDIRDRARVRFGALEYRSGLILTSSFSGFGGLSALRLDAKGERFIAVSDQGTWFTGRIVYRGREMAGLDDVEAAPLLDAEGKPITATRGWYDSESLALDGSIAYVGLERVNQVLRYDFAKGFTRSRGEVVPLPPAARKLPINKGLEGLVFVPKAMPKATSAATPPSQPLAGTLIAFSERGFDAGGNLIAFLVGGKTPGQFSVRRTENFDISDAVLLPSGDLLILERKFSWLGGVGIRIRRLALSDIIPGAVVDGPAIFNADLGNEIDNMEGIDAHVTADGETVLTLISDDNFSLIQRNLLLQFTLVD; the protein is encoded by the coding sequence ATGCGCTCACCGCCTGGAGCGTTTTCGAGCGAAGTGGATACCGGTTCGCGTAAAGAAAACGCGTCGAAACAAGAATCTAGAGCTCCGTTCCGATTCAATCGGAACGGAAAAGGCTCTAGCCGTCGCCGTTTCTTGAGAGATGCGGCGGCGGGGCTGTCGGCCGCCGCATTGCCGCGCCTCGCGCAGGCACAGGGTGCGAGCCAACCGGCGCTGACGCCGGGACCGCCCGGCAGGCCGGGCCGTCACCGCGTCGACGAGCCCGTTGCGGTCGAGGTCAACGCACGGCCGCTGCCGTCGTTCGACATCCGCGATCGCGCGCGGGTGCGGTTCGGCGCGCTGGAATATCGCAGCGGCCTGATCCTGACCTCGTCGTTCTCCGGCTTCGGCGGCCTGTCCGCGCTACGGCTCGATGCCAAAGGCGAACGCTTCATCGCGGTCAGCGACCAGGGCACCTGGTTCACCGGCCGCATCGTCTATCGCGGCCGGGAGATGGCCGGGCTCGACGATGTCGAGGCAGCGCCGCTGCTCGATGCCGAAGGTAAACCGATCACCGCGACCCGCGGCTGGTATGATTCGGAATCGCTCGCGCTCGACGGCTCGATCGCCTATGTCGGGCTCGAGCGGGTCAACCAGGTGCTGCGCTACGATTTCGCCAAGGGCTTCACCCGCTCGCGCGGCGAGGTGGTGCCGCTGCCGCCGGCGGCGCGCAAGCTGCCGATCAACAAGGGGCTCGAGGGGCTGGTCTTCGTGCCGAAGGCGATGCCCAAAGCCACATCCGCGGCCACACCGCCGAGCCAGCCGCTGGCCGGTACGCTGATCGCGTTCTCCGAACGCGGGTTCGATGCCGGCGGCAACCTGATCGCCTTCCTGGTCGGTGGCAAGACGCCGGGCCAGTTCAGCGTACGTCGTACCGAGAATTTCGACATCAGCGACGCGGTCCTGCTGCCGTCCGGCGACCTGCTGATCCTGGAGCGGAAATTCTCCTGGCTCGGCGGCGTCGGCATCCGCATCCGCCGCCTCGCTTTGTCGGACATTATCCCCGGCGCCGTCGTCGATGGTCCGGCGATCTTCAATGCCGATCTCGGCAACGAGATCGACAACATGGAAGGCATCGACGCCCATGTCACCGCAGACGGCGAAACCGTGCTGACCCTGATCTCCGACGACAATTTCTCGCTGATCCAGCGCAATCTGCTGCTGCAGTTCACGCTGGTTGATTAA
- a CDS encoding citrate synthase family protein yields the protein MKKSAELYLSAREAAAELAISPATLYAYVSRGLIRSEPSPDSRSHRYRAEDIRGLKERRVPSPEPRGFRNFDADLPVMDSAIATITEQGPIYRGVNCVDLAQRDTLEHTATLLWDVTGVDPFAADNCPHVSDEMRAIAEAARRAQPIDRTVAVLALAASADPGAFTRAPDGRGMVGGRILRLLVATMLNAEPSAEPLHEQVARVWAPDNKHAPDLIRRALVLLADHELNASTFTARCAASTGLNLYDAVIAGLVALKGPMHGGAGVLASRLVKTMIDNDVAPVVRERVALGERFAGFGHGVYKKGDPRAISLLEALTQAGAPRKFTREVPDRIAEATGEFVNIDYALAVLVHALRMPAGSELALFAMARSVGWIAHASEQLQLGKLIRPRARYVGPAPGRAGTTNSI from the coding sequence ATGAAAAAATCCGCCGAGCTTTACCTCTCCGCCCGCGAAGCCGCCGCCGAGCTCGCGATCTCGCCGGCGACCCTCTACGCCTATGTCAGCCGCGGCCTGATCCGCTCCGAGCCGTCGCCGGATTCGCGCAGCCACCGCTACCGCGCCGAGGACATCAGGGGGTTGAAGGAGCGTCGCGTGCCGTCGCCGGAGCCGCGCGGGTTTCGCAATTTCGATGCCGATCTGCCGGTGATGGATTCGGCGATCGCAACCATCACCGAGCAGGGCCCGATCTATCGCGGCGTGAACTGTGTCGATCTCGCCCAGCGCGACACGCTGGAGCACACCGCGACCCTGCTATGGGACGTCACCGGCGTCGATCCGTTCGCAGCGGACAATTGCCCGCATGTCTCGGACGAGATGCGCGCGATCGCCGAAGCCGCGCGCCGCGCCCAGCCGATCGACCGGACGGTCGCGGTGCTGGCGCTGGCGGCGAGTGCCGATCCCGGCGCCTTCACCCGCGCGCCCGATGGCCGTGGGATGGTCGGTGGGCGCATCCTGCGGCTGCTGGTCGCGACCATGCTGAACGCTGAGCCGTCGGCCGAGCCGCTGCATGAACAGGTGGCGCGGGTCTGGGCGCCCGACAACAAGCACGCGCCCGACCTGATCCGCCGCGCACTGGTGCTGCTCGCCGATCACGAGTTGAACGCTTCCACCTTCACCGCGCGTTGCGCGGCGTCGACCGGCCTCAACCTGTACGACGCCGTGATCGCGGGGCTCGTCGCGCTGAAGGGTCCGATGCATGGCGGCGCCGGCGTGCTCGCCTCGCGCCTGGTCAAGACGATGATCGACAACGACGTTGCACCTGTCGTCCGCGAGCGGGTCGCGCTCGGCGAGCGCTTCGCCGGCTTCGGGCACGGCGTCTACAAGAAGGGCGACCCGCGCGCGATCTCGCTGCTCGAGGCGCTGACGCAGGCCGGCGCGCCGCGCAAATTCACCAGGGAAGTGCCGGATAGAATCGCCGAGGCGACGGGCGAGTTCGTCAACATCGATTACGCGCTGGCGGTGCTGGTGCATGCGCTGCGGATGCCTGCAGGGAGTGAGCTCGCACTGTTTGCGATGGCCCGCAGCGTCGGCTGGATCGCACATGCCAGCGAACAACTGCAGCTCGGCAAGCTGATCAGGCCCCGCGCGCGTTATGTCGGTCCGGCACCCGGACGCGCCGGCACGACCAATAGCATTTAG
- the cobT gene encoding cobaltochelatase subunit CobT: MTTSNIKFRPGSKEAPTEPFKRSVSACLKAIAKKPELEVSFAAERPGLAPGKARLPEPARKMTKRDAAIVRGHADSIALKIACHDPKVHRKLMPGNPQARGVFEAVEQARVEAIGSRRMAGVAKNLTAMLDDHFHRGKYDEITDRADAPLSDALAMLVRERLTGMAPPAAAKKMVDLWRPTLEDKIGSRLDQLSRFTEDQARFGDLVHDLLSALDLGDDRNMDSDDDEDQDENQDGESDQSGAEGSPDSDAAQEMSADQAQTTADEMSESAMESAQASTSDTFDDGELGDDETPGEATRPNSRGQNEPRGPEYHAFAPKFDEVIAAEDLCDHDELERLRSYLDKQLAHLQGIVARLANRLQRRLMAQQNRAWDFDLEEGILDPARLSRVVTDPYHPLSFMHEKEATFRDTVVTLLLDNSGSMRGRPITVAATCADILARTLERCGVKVEILGFTTRAWKGGQSREAWLAAGKPANPGRLNDLRHIIYKSADAPWRRARKNLGLMMREGLLKENIDGEALDWAHKRLLARPEQRRILMMISDGAPVDDSTLSVNPGNYLERHLRHIIEEIETRSPVELIAIGIGHDVTRYYRRAVTIVDAEELGGAITEKLAELFSETHGSAPAPGTRRRLHS, translated from the coding sequence ATGACAACCTCCAATATCAAATTCCGTCCCGGGTCGAAGGAAGCGCCGACCGAGCCGTTCAAGCGCTCGGTGTCGGCGTGCCTGAAGGCGATCGCCAAGAAGCCGGAGCTCGAGGTCTCTTTCGCCGCCGAGCGGCCGGGGCTTGCGCCCGGCAAGGCGCGGCTGCCGGAGCCGGCGCGCAAGATGACCAAGCGCGATGCGGCGATCGTGCGCGGCCACGCCGATTCGATCGCGCTCAAGATCGCCTGTCACGATCCCAAGGTGCATCGCAAGCTGATGCCGGGCAATCCGCAGGCGCGCGGCGTGTTCGAGGCGGTCGAGCAGGCGCGCGTCGAGGCGATCGGCTCGCGGCGGATGGCCGGCGTCGCGAAGAACCTCACCGCGATGCTCGACGATCATTTCCACCGCGGCAAGTATGACGAGATCACCGACCGGGCCGATGCGCCGCTGTCGGATGCGCTGGCGATGCTGGTGCGCGAACGCCTCACCGGCATGGCGCCGCCCGCGGCCGCCAAGAAGATGGTCGATCTCTGGCGTCCTACGCTGGAGGACAAGATCGGCTCGCGGCTCGACCAGCTCAGCCGTTTCACCGAGGACCAGGCGAGGTTCGGCGATCTCGTCCACGATCTGCTGTCGGCGCTCGATCTCGGCGACGACCGCAACATGGATTCCGACGACGACGAGGACCAGGACGAGAACCAGGACGGCGAGAGCGATCAGTCCGGCGCCGAGGGCTCGCCCGATTCCGACGCCGCGCAGGAAATGAGCGCCGACCAGGCCCAGACCACCGCGGACGAGATGAGCGAAAGCGCGATGGAGAGCGCGCAGGCCTCGACATCAGACACGTTCGACGACGGCGAGCTCGGCGACGACGAGACGCCGGGCGAGGCGACGCGGCCGAATTCGCGCGGCCAGAACGAACCGCGCGGCCCGGAATATCATGCGTTTGCGCCGAAGTTCGACGAGGTGATCGCGGCCGAAGACCTCTGCGACCATGACGAGCTCGAGCGGCTGCGCTCGTACCTCGACAAGCAGCTCGCGCATCTGCAGGGCATCGTGGCGCGGCTCGCCAACCGCCTGCAGCGCCGCCTGATGGCGCAACAGAACCGCGCCTGGGATTTCGACCTGGAGGAAGGCATCCTCGATCCGGCGCGGCTGTCGCGCGTCGTCACCGATCCCTATCATCCGCTGTCCTTCATGCACGAGAAGGAGGCGACCTTCCGTGACACCGTGGTGACGCTGCTGCTGGATAATTCCGGCTCGATGCGCGGCCGTCCGATCACGGTTGCCGCCACCTGCGCCGATATCCTGGCGCGCACGCTGGAGCGTTGCGGCGTCAAGGTCGAGATCCTGGGCTTCACCACCCGCGCCTGGAAGGGCGGGCAGTCGCGCGAGGCGTGGCTTGCGGCCGGCAAGCCGGCCAATCCCGGCCGCCTCAACGACCTCAGGCACATCATCTACAAATCGGCCGACGCGCCGTGGCGTCGTGCGCGGAAGAATCTCGGCCTGATGATGCGCGAGGGCCTGCTCAAGGAGAACATCGACGGCGAGGCGCTCGACTGGGCGCACAAGCGCCTGCTCGCGCGTCCCGAGCAACGCCGCATCCTGATGATGATCTCCGACGGCGCGCCGGTCGACGACTCCACGCTGTCGGTCAATCCCGGCAACTATCTCGAGCGACACCTGCGCCACATCATCGAGGAGATCGAGACCCGCTCGCCGGTCGAGCTGATCGCGATCGGCATCGGTCATGACGTGACGCGCTACTATCGCCGCGCCGTCACCATCGTGGATGCCGAAGAGCTCGGCGGCGCCATCACCGAAAAGCTCGCCGAGCTGTTCAGCGAGACCCACGGCTCGGCACCCGCACCGGGCACCCGGCGCCGCCTCCACTCGTGA
- a CDS encoding FAD-dependent oxidoreductase, with translation MTRIRTDVVVVGAGPTGLLLAIELTLGGADVIVIERLAEPDQTIKAGAIGALAGEALERRGLADAMDAVERTMAEGMSRLMKTADASAELPFKKFGGHFSGIFGIDQTRQREPHRRLRGVNQQALEKMLGERAEALGIEIRRGCELIDFEDTGDGVLARAGGASGDVELHAAYLVGCDGGRSAVRKRAGFDFPGTEPTLTGHQAIVDLDHPDRLLPVGWRRTPVGMMAYGPIPGRVFMAEFDGPPADRSAPVTREEIETTLRRISGADIRVTAVKTATRFTDNARQADSYRRGRVLLAGDAAHVHSPFGGQGLNLGLLDAVNLGWKLAAVVCDRMPESLLDSYTEERHPIAAKVLANTRAQVALMRPDVMTDALRDIVADLMSGDEGTRYFGEMISGIKIRYDLGNDHPSVGRLSGNFVLGDGDAKTTLYDQMEDGRAVLVDATDGAASAIAARWDMFVRCVPRRDGPSLLIRPDACIAWAADGEDLAGLDAALARWFGPAMQ, from the coding sequence GTGACGCGTATCCGAACGGATGTGGTGGTGGTCGGTGCCGGACCGACCGGACTGCTGCTGGCGATCGAACTGACCCTGGGGGGCGCCGACGTGATCGTGATCGAGCGGCTGGCGGAGCCGGACCAGACCATCAAGGCCGGCGCGATCGGCGCCCTCGCGGGCGAAGCGCTGGAGCGCCGCGGCCTTGCCGACGCCATGGATGCGGTCGAACGCACCATGGCGGAGGGCATGTCCAGGCTCATGAAGACCGCGGACGCCTCGGCCGAACTGCCGTTCAAGAAATTCGGCGGTCACTTCTCCGGCATCTTCGGGATCGACCAGACGCGTCAGCGCGAGCCGCATCGGCGGCTGCGCGGCGTGAACCAGCAAGCGCTGGAGAAAATGCTCGGCGAGCGCGCCGAGGCACTCGGCATCGAGATCAGGCGCGGCTGCGAACTGATCGATTTCGAGGATACCGGAGACGGCGTCCTGGCGAGAGCTGGGGGCGCGTCCGGCGATGTCGAACTGCACGCCGCATATCTTGTCGGATGCGACGGCGGACGCAGCGCCGTGCGCAAGCGCGCAGGCTTCGACTTCCCGGGCACCGAACCGACGCTCACCGGACACCAAGCCATCGTCGACCTCGATCATCCGGATCGTCTTCTCCCGGTCGGCTGGCGGCGGACGCCGGTCGGCATGATGGCCTATGGACCGATTCCCGGCCGGGTGTTCATGGCCGAGTTCGACGGACCGCCGGCCGATCGCAGCGCCCCGGTGACGCGCGAGGAGATCGAGACCACGCTGCGCCGGATCAGCGGCGCCGACATTCGCGTCACCGCCGTCAAGACCGCGACGCGCTTCACCGACAATGCGCGGCAGGCCGACAGCTATCGCAGAGGCCGGGTACTGCTGGCAGGCGACGCCGCGCATGTGCATTCGCCGTTTGGCGGACAGGGCCTCAATCTCGGCCTGCTCGATGCGGTCAATCTCGGCTGGAAGCTTGCGGCGGTGGTCTGCGACCGCATGCCGGAGAGCCTGCTCGACAGCTACACAGAGGAACGACATCCGATCGCGGCAAAAGTGCTCGCCAACACCCGCGCCCAGGTCGCGCTGATGCGGCCCGATGTCATGACGGACGCCCTGCGCGACATCGTCGCCGACCTGATGAGCGGTGACGAAGGCACCCGCTACTTCGGCGAAATGATCAGCGGCATCAAGATCCGTTACGACCTCGGCAACGATCATCCATCGGTCGGCCGGCTCTCCGGCAATTTCGTGCTCGGCGACGGCGACGCGAAGACCACGCTGTACGATCAGATGGAGGACGGCAGGGCCGTGCTGGTCGACGCAACTGATGGAGCTGCGTCAGCGATCGCAGCGCGCTGGGACATGTTCGTGCGCTGCGTGCCAAGGCGCGACGGCCCGTCGCTGCTGATCCGCCCCGATGCCTGTATCGCCTGGGCGGCGGACGGCGAGGATTTGGCGGGCCTCGACGCCGCGCTCGCGCGGTGGTTCGGACCCGCCATGCAGTGA
- a CDS encoding NADH:flavin oxidoreductase/NADH oxidase, with protein sequence MSTLFSPIELRSLKLSNRIMVSPMCQYSADDGSANDWHFTHINMLALSGAAMFCIEATHVEDIGRITPGCLGLYGDANEAALKPILASVRKHSKAAVAMQLAHAGRKASSQRPWEGGQLIPIAEGGWQTVGPSAVPHKDGEAPPLALDDAGLKRIREAFVAAARRADRLGIDALELHGAHGYLLHQFLSPIANKRTDRYGGSLENRMRFPLEVFDAVRAVFPDHKPIGMRVSATDWVEGAWDLAQTIEFAKELKKRGVDWMDVSSGGVSPLQKIPLGPGYQVPAAQAVKEATGVTTMAVGLITEAKQAEEIVTSGKADMIALARGMLYDPRWGWHAAAELGGEVSAPPQYWRSQPSTQKMLFGKTTFGTR encoded by the coding sequence ATGAGCACCCTGTTTTCCCCGATCGAACTGCGCAGCCTCAAGCTCTCCAACCGGATCATGGTCTCGCCGATGTGCCAATACTCGGCCGACGACGGCTCCGCCAATGATTGGCACTTCACGCACATCAACATGCTGGCGCTGTCGGGCGCCGCGATGTTCTGCATTGAGGCCACCCATGTCGAGGATATCGGGCGGATCACGCCGGGCTGCCTCGGCCTCTACGGCGATGCCAACGAGGCGGCGCTGAAGCCGATCCTGGCCTCGGTGCGCAAGCATTCCAAGGCCGCGGTCGCGATGCAGCTTGCCCATGCCGGCCGCAAGGCTTCAAGCCAGCGTCCCTGGGAGGGCGGGCAATTGATCCCGATTGCCGAAGGCGGCTGGCAGACGGTCGGACCGTCGGCTGTCCCGCACAAGGACGGTGAGGCGCCGCCGCTGGCGCTCGATGATGCCGGCCTGAAGCGGATCCGCGAGGCCTTTGTCGCGGCCGCCAGGCGCGCCGACCGGCTCGGCATCGACGCGCTCGAGCTGCACGGCGCGCACGGTTACCTGCTGCACCAGTTCCTGTCGCCGATCGCCAACAAGCGGACCGACCGCTATGGCGGCTCGCTCGAAAACCGCATGCGCTTTCCGCTGGAAGTGTTCGACGCTGTGCGCGCCGTATTCCCGGATCACAAGCCGATCGGCATGCGGGTGTCGGCGACCGACTGGGTCGAGGGAGCCTGGGATCTCGCGCAGACCATCGAATTCGCCAAGGAGCTGAAGAAGCGTGGCGTCGACTGGATGGACGTCTCCTCAGGCGGCGTGTCGCCGTTGCAGAAGATTCCGCTCGGTCCGGGCTACCAGGTGCCGGCGGCACAGGCGGTGAAGGAGGCGACCGGCGTCACCACGATGGCGGTCGGCCTGATCACCGAAGCGAAGCAGGCGGAGGAGATCGTCACGTCGGGCAAGGCCGACATGATCGCGCTCGCCCGCGGCATGCTCTACGACCCGCGCTGGGGCTGGCACGCCGCCGCCGAGCTTGGCGGCGAGGTGAGCGCGCCGCCGCAGTATTGGCGTTCGCAGCCCTCGACGCAGAAGATGCTGTTCGGCAAGACCACGTTCGGGACGCGCTGA
- a CDS encoding DedA family protein — translation MTSFLDPLIAFVSAHAWLAYLTLFLAALLEAVPVVGSLVPGSTIILALSALVPGGELKLVPVLAAAAAGAMLGDGTAYMIGHRSQREILSAWPLSNYPRVVAQSEAFFNRWGVLAVFFARFVPPIRAFVPITAGALDMPPVRFYAVNIPAILLWAPAHVLPGVLAVTALHDYAGLPHHQHVGKHLWMFAVAGGAVILALAIWTIRRRHGGGLIEPSKPAQ, via the coding sequence GTGACTTCATTCCTTGACCCATTGATCGCGTTCGTTTCGGCCCATGCCTGGCTCGCCTATCTGACGCTGTTTCTGGCCGCCCTGCTGGAAGCCGTCCCGGTGGTCGGCTCGCTGGTGCCGGGCTCGACCATCATCCTGGCGCTGAGCGCACTGGTCCCGGGCGGCGAATTGAAGCTCGTGCCGGTGCTCGCCGCGGCTGCCGCCGGCGCCATGCTCGGCGACGGCACGGCCTATATGATCGGCCACCGCAGCCAGCGCGAGATCCTGTCGGCGTGGCCGCTCTCCAACTACCCGCGCGTGGTCGCGCAGAGCGAGGCCTTCTTCAACCGCTGGGGCGTGCTCGCGGTGTTCTTCGCCCGCTTCGTGCCGCCGATCCGCGCCTTCGTGCCGATCACCGCCGGCGCGCTCGACATGCCGCCGGTGCGCTTCTACGCGGTCAACATCCCCGCGATCCTGCTCTGGGCGCCGGCCCATGTGTTGCCCGGCGTGCTCGCCGTCACCGCGCTGCACGACTATGCCGGCCTGCCGCATCATCAACATGTCGGCAAGCATCTATGGATGTTCGCGGTGGCGGGCGGCGCGGTCATCCTGGCGCTCGCGATCTGGACCATCCGCCGGCGGCATGGCGGCGGCCTGATCGAACCGTCCAAGCCGGCACAATAG